From one Planococcus citri chromosome 3, ihPlaCitr1.1, whole genome shotgun sequence genomic stretch:
- the LOC135838943 gene encoding hepatocyte growth factor receptor-like produces the protein MLLLAALILHMVLGNVESRDIDTIIQNFTGNNDSKFSILAIDKANPTINKITPPLQAFWYTTILIEGTNLCSPTISNICNITVAGLPCVPMVKSQFYKPPTVIQCQMNQTMEYPEFDNIVGPVVVHMGNLSAISSQNFTLVVPKIKSISPKKGPLSGGTELTLEGNFIDDGSVEVNIDKIACEVFFRNSSLMKCRTPALNKSMNCYLSKDCNVSVTFERYLIANFRNGEFKFNYLEDPNIDRFDTQPPKSIPAGGIRLYVVGKNFNSIQKPLFYIYNEDMTKRYESECQVWHTGATMLCLTPDILDIDSSSFNKSNPIRLNYGFVMDNVAYVQNISVNTSHNKFKRLMLYPNPTFKSSNEEIKTSAIGNVESLIIEGKNMDLVCTVNEIVVKVGNRSCEVKLLTAQGLNCHLPPPNRLNKSDEIGDEPLNVTVHIGPKFQVVVGKYNVKSSREPIIVDEYSAKPSWDSMPYILYGGGTMVLIITISIVITFTCKKFSKKSRDLGKSVQASELLIYKPK, from the coding sequence ATGCTACTTTTGGCAGCGTTAATTTTACATATGGTGCTGGGAAATGTTGAATCACGGGACATCGATacaattatacaaaatttcaccggcaataatgattcaaaattcagtATTTTAGCAATAGATAAGGCTAATCCAACTATAAACAAGATCACGCCACCTCTACAAGCATTTTGGTACACTACTATTCTAATTGAAGGGACAAATTTATGTTCACCAACAATTAGCAACATTTGTAATATCACTGTAGCTGGGTTACCTTGTGTTCCTATGGtgaaatcacaattttacaAACCACCAACAGTAATTCAGTGCCAGATGAACCAAACAATGGAATACCCAGAATTTGATAATATAGTAGGACCTGTTGTGGTTCACATGGGAAACTTATCTGCTATTTCTTCACAGAATTTCACATTAGTTGtgccaaaaataaaatccatatcaccaaaaaaagggCCTCTTTCAGGCGGAACTGAACTCACCCTCGAGGGAAATTTCATTGATGATGGTTCTGTTGAAGTTAATATTGACAAAATTGCTTGTGaagtatttttcaggaattccAGTCTAATGAAGTGTCGTACACCTGCATTAAACAAATCAATGAACTGTTATTTGAGCAAGGACTGTAATGTGAGTGTAACATTTGAAAGGTATCTTATCGCAAATTTTAGAAACGGagaattcaaattcaactatTTAGAGGACCCGAACATTGATAGATTTGACACTCAACCACCTAAAAGTATACCAGCAGGAGGTATCAGACTATATGTAGTCGGAAAAAActttaattcaattcaaaaaccACTGTTTTACATTTACAATGAGGACATGACGAAACGATACGAGTCAGAATGTCAAGTTTGGCATACGGGTGCTACAATGCTTTGTTTGACACCTGATATTTTAGATATAGATAGCTCATCTTTCAACAAAAGTAATCCAATCCGGTTGAATTATGGATTTGTTATGGATAATGTTGCTTATGTACAAAATATCTCCGTGAACACTTCCCACAATAAATTTAAAAGGCTCATGTTGTACCCTAATCCAACATTTAAATCATCAAATGAAGAAATCAAGACTTCTGCAATAGGTAATGTTGAAAGTCTCATTATTGAGGGGAAAAATATGGATTTGGTTTGTACAGTAAATGAAATTGTTGTAAAAGTTGGTAATCGCAGTTGTGAAGTGAAACTTTTAACAGCACAGGGACTCAATTGTCATCTACCACCACCAAATCGCTTAAACAAATCAGATGAAATTGGTGATGAGCCTCTAAACGTCACTGTACATATTGGACCAAAGTTTCAAGTGGTTGTTGGGAAGTACAATGTGAAATCCTCACGGGAGCCAATAATTGTTGATGAGTATAGTGCAAAACCCTCATGGGATTCGATGCCTTATATTTTGTATGGGGGTGGTACAATGGTATTGATTATAACAATCTCAATCGTAATTACATTCACATGTAagaagttttctaaaaaatcacgaGACTTGGGAAAAAGTGTACAAGCGTCTGAATTACTGATCTACAAACCGAAATAA
- the LOC135838942 gene encoding plexin-A4-like, with amino-acid sequence MLLLAALILHMVLGNVESLDNDTIIRHFTGENDSKHSTLAIDKANPMINKLTPPLQGIWYTTVLIEGINLCSPTISNICNITVAGLPCIPMVNSPNYNPPKVIQCQMNQTIENPEFDKTGPVVVHMGTISAISPQNFTLIVPKMISILPKQGPLSGGTELTLKGNFIDDGSVEVDIDKIACEVFFKNTSLMKCRTPALHKSMNCYMSKNCNVSVTFKKNPSVNFRNGEFKFNYLEDPNISRFDIEPPKSIPAGGIQQFIFGKNFDSIQKPLFYIYNEDMTKRYESECKVWNSGAGLICLTPDISDIDSSSFNKNNPIRLNYGFVMDNVAHVQNISMNTSHKNFTRLMLYPNPTFKSSNEEIKTSSIGNDEILIIEGENVNLACRETEIIVKVGDRSCETELLTPQRLNCHLPPPNSLSKSDEIGDEPLNVTVHIGSKLQVIVGKYNVKSPRESMIVDEYSVKSSWDSMSYILYGGGIIVLIIIISITVTFTYKKFSKKSRDLKKVYKRLNELELGVAKECKAAFTDLQTEITDLTTNFKLERKLPFVDYHTYVMNIIFPGIKDHSIILNETLEILDKEQGLQLFNQLLLNKTFLLLFVQTLENHVDFSMSERTQVASMMMITLQNDMQYCTNIIKTMISQLIGKYVRGNNDPKLMFRQGVGIVEKMLSIWFSFLLHGFLKANAGEPLYRLFCAIKQHVNKGPIDAVTSNARHSLSEDKIIRQDFGDFKMMTIHVTVPLQTALLTGLKSIVVEELVKVLDCDTISQVKEKAIDVIYADMPYSQRPDSSSTEIEWIDDKLFTTPLFDYDSTSKIEHEWRRLNTLHHYGIPDFSKFNLVSAKIRSISNASTLRLNKVETPGLTRTTRTMKSIKKKIVNSLTAPNTRPNETNHKTWHLVKPEDHCEINCNSTKKDTRGDKLVSEIYLTRLLATKSILQKFVDDLFATIFDAKREEKGPPLAVKYLFDFLDSQASHHGITDPDVVHAWKNNCLPLRYWVNLIKNPDFIFDIHKSNVVDSCLSVIAQAFMDSCSTSDNLLSKNSPASKLLYAKDIPINRKRVKKYYSDIKSLPVVHENDMNAMLNEKSHLHECEFNTNWTE; translated from the coding sequence ATGCTACTTTTGGCAGCATTAATTTTACATATGGTGCTGGGAAATGTTGAATCATTGGACAACGATACCATTATACGACATTTTACCGgcgaaaatgattcaaaacacAGTACTTTAGCAATAGATAAGGCTAATCCAATGATAAACAAGCTCACACCGCCTCTACAAGGAATTTGGTACACTACTGTTCTAATTGAAGGGATAAATTTATGCTCACCAACAATTAGCAACATTTGCAACATCACTGTAGCTGGTTTACCTTGTATTCCTATGGTGAATTCACCAAATTACAATCCACCAAAAGTAATTCAGTGCCAGATGAATCAAACAATCGAAAACCCAGAATTTGATAAAACAGGACCTGTTGTGGTTCACATGGGAACAATTTCTGCTATTTCTCCACAGAATTTCACattaattgtgccaaaaatgataTCCATATTGCCAAAACAAGGGCCACTTTCAGGAGGAACTGAACTCACCCTCAAGGGAAATTTCATAGATGATGGTTCTGTTGAAGTTGATATTGATAAAATTGCTTGTGAAGTATTCTTCAAGAATACCAGTCTAATGAAGTGTCGTACACCTGCATTACACAAATCAATGAACTGTTACATGAGTAAGAATTGTAATGTGAgtgtaacatttaaaaaaaatcctagcGTAAATTTTAGAAACGGagaattcaaattcaactatTTAGAGGACCCGAACATTTCTAGATTTGACATTGAACCACCTAAAAGTATACCAGCAGGAGGTATCCAGCAATTTatatttggaaaaaactttGATTCAATTCAAAAACCACTGTTTTACATTTACAATGAGGACATGACGAAACGATACGAGTCAGAATGCAAAGTTTGGAATTCGGGTGCTGGATTGATTTGTTTGACACCTGATATTTCAGATATAGATAGCTCATCCTTCAACAAAAATAATCCAATCAGATTGAATTATGGATTTGTAATGGATAATGTTGCTCATGTACAAAATATCTCCATGAACACTTCCCACAAAAACTTTACAAGGCTCATGTTGTACCCTAATCCAACATTTAAATCATCTAATGAAGAAATCAAGACTTCTTCTATAGGTAATGATGAAATTCTAATTATTGAGGGGGAAAATGTGAATTTGGCGTGTAGAGAAACTGAAATAATTGTAAAAGTTGGTGATCGCAGTTGTGAAACAGAACTTTTAACACCACAGAGACTCAATTGTCATCTACCACCACCAAATAGCTTAAGCAAATCAGATGAAATTGGCGATGAGCCTCTAAACGTCACTGTACATATTGGATCAAAGTTACAAGTGATTGTTGGGAAGTACAATGTGAAATCCCCACGGGAGTCTATGATTGTTGATGAGTACAGTGTAAAATCCTCATGGGATTCGATGTCTTATATTTTATATGGTGGTGGTATAATAGTATTGATTATAATAATCTCAATCACAGTCACATTCACATATAagaagttttctaaaaaatcacgaGACTTGAAAAAAGTGTACAAACGTCTAAATGAATTGGAACTGGGAGTAGCCAAAGAGTGTAAAGCAGCGTTTACTGATTTACAAACCGAAATAACCGATCTTACCactaatttcaaattagaaagaAAACTACCATTTGTTGACTATCATACCTATGTAATGAATATTATTTTCCCAGGTATCAAAGACCATAGCATTATACTTAACGAAACACTTGAAATATTAGATAAAGAACAAGGGTTACAATTGTTCAACCAATTACTTCTTAATAAAACTTTTCTACTGCTGTTTGTTCAAACGCTTGAAAATCATGTAGATTTTTCAATGAGTGAACGAACCCAAGTGGCCTCTATGATGATGATAACTTTACAAAATGACATGCAATACTGCACCAATATCATCAAGACAATGATTAGTCAGCTGATTGGAAAATATGTCAGAGGTAATAATGATCCCAAACTTATGTTCAGACAAGGTGTTggtattgttgaaaaaatgctttccatTTGGTTCAGTTTCCTACTTCACGGATTTCTCAAGGCGAATGCCGGAGAGCCATTGTATAGATTATTTTGTGCCATAAAACAACATGTCAATAAAGGTCCTATTGATGCTGTAACATCCAATGCCAGACACTCCCTCAGCGAAGATAAAATAATTCGGCAAGATTTCGgtgatttcaaaatgatgaCCATTCATGTAACTGTTCCCCTACAAACTGCTCTGTTGACTGGTTTGAAATCAATAGTTGTAGAAGAACTAGTCAAGGTACTGGATTGTGACACAATATCTCAAGTAAAAGAAAAAGCCATAGATGTGATTTATGCCGACATGCCTTACAGTCAACGCCCAGATTCATCATCAACAGAAATAGAATGGATAGATGATAAACTGTTCACAACACCCTTATTTGATTATGATTCTACTTCAAAAATAGAACACGAATGGAGACGACTGAATACTTTGCATCATTATGGAATTCCTGATTTCAGCAAATTCAATTTGGTTTCAGCTAAAATCAGAAGTATCAGTAATGCATCCACACTGAGGCTCAATAAAGTCGAGACACCCGGTTTGACGAGAACAACGAGGACaatgaaatcaataaaaaagaaaatcgtcAATTCTTTAACAGCACCTAATACGCGACCTAATGAAACAAATCACAAAACATGGCACCTGGTTAAACCTGAAGATCACTGTGAAATCAATTGTAACAGCACTAAAAAAGATACTCGAGGTGATAAACTGGTTTCTGAGATCTATCTAACCAGACTATTAGCGACTAAAAgcattttgcagaaatttgtCGATGATTTATTTGCGACTATATTCGATGCGAAGCGTGAAGAAAAGGGGCCGCCATTGGCagtaaaatatttatttgatttcttgGACAGTCAAGCATCGCATCATGGTATAACTGATCCTGATGTTGTACATGCTTGGAAAAATAACTGTTTACCTTTACGATATTGGGtgaacttgataaaaaatcctgaTTTCATATTTGACATACATAAATCAAATGTGGTCGATTCGTGTCTTAGTGTGATTGCTCAAGCATTCATGGATTCTTGTTCAACTTCAGATAAtcttttgagcaaaaattcgcCAGCTTCCAAGTTACTTTATGCAAAGGATATTCCCATAAATAGGaaacgagtgaaaaaatattactcggATATCAAAAGTTTACCAGTTGTACACGAAAATGACATGAATGCcatgttgaatgaaaaatcacatCTACATGAATGTGAATTCAATACGAACTGGACCGAGTGA